A stretch of the Litorilinea aerophila genome encodes the following:
- a CDS encoding glycoside hydrolase family 127 protein codes for MALGPVDTTRSPYARWKTIPLESFTLGEGFWAHKQDVNHRVSLHHGFEQLEKFGNFNNLLLAAGKGEGSYRTPVFMDSDVYKWLEAVAYQLAQGPDSSLSEKADYAIRLIQEAQAPDGYLNSYWQVVEPERRWADLQHGHELYCAGHLFQAAVAYHRATGDDRLLNVSRRFADYIDSVFGPGKRAGTPGHPEIEMALVELYRETGERRYLDLACYFVDQRGRGLLGGHRLGSPAYYQDHVPVREATTVEGHAVRQLYLTAGVTDIYLETGEQALFDALLRQWHDMVSRKLFITGGVGSQHAGEAFGEPYELPNERCYCETCAQIASIMWNWRMLLATGEARYADLMERTLYNGFLSGVSLDGRRYFYVNPLLSHGQEPWMGRKHIVRPEWHGCACCPPNVMRMLSAIGHYFASADESGVQIHQYAAGTLNLPTLRLRLETEYPWQGAVHLTVEEAAGHEQSLSLRIPGWCTAPSLQVNGADAPASRADGYWTVTRVWQAGDQLHLSLPMAPTLVAGHPRVDATRGSVAIQRGPLVYCLEQADHDPAVDLHDVAIEPDAPLQASWRGDLLEGVMVVQTQGKLLDPKPWGDALYRPLAESQTPVRSPVALTAVPYYAWANRGPGVMRVWIPRAG; via the coding sequence ATGGCATTAGGACCGGTTGACACCACCCGCAGCCCCTACGCACGTTGGAAGACCATCCCCCTGGAAAGCTTCACCCTGGGTGAAGGTTTCTGGGCCCACAAGCAGGACGTCAACCACCGGGTGAGCCTGCATCACGGCTTTGAGCAACTGGAGAAATTCGGCAATTTCAACAACCTGCTCCTGGCTGCGGGCAAGGGAGAAGGGAGTTACCGCACACCTGTCTTCATGGATTCCGACGTCTATAAATGGCTGGAAGCGGTGGCCTACCAGCTGGCCCAGGGGCCCGATTCCTCCCTGAGCGAGAAGGCGGACTACGCCATCCGCCTGATCCAGGAGGCCCAGGCCCCCGACGGCTACCTCAACTCCTACTGGCAGGTGGTGGAGCCGGAGCGGCGTTGGGCAGACCTGCAGCACGGCCACGAACTCTACTGTGCCGGCCATCTCTTCCAGGCCGCGGTGGCCTACCACCGGGCTACCGGCGATGACCGGCTGCTCAACGTCTCCCGCCGCTTCGCCGACTACATCGACAGCGTCTTCGGCCCGGGCAAACGGGCCGGAACGCCCGGCCACCCTGAGATCGAAATGGCCCTGGTGGAGCTCTACCGGGAGACGGGCGAGCGTCGCTACCTGGATCTGGCCTGCTACTTCGTAGACCAGCGGGGCCGGGGGCTCCTGGGTGGCCACCGGCTGGGTTCTCCGGCCTACTACCAGGACCACGTGCCGGTGCGGGAGGCCACCACCGTGGAAGGGCACGCGGTGCGCCAGCTCTACCTGACGGCCGGCGTCACCGACATCTACCTGGAGACCGGCGAGCAGGCCCTCTTCGATGCCCTCCTGCGCCAGTGGCACGACATGGTAAGCCGAAAGCTCTTCATCACCGGGGGCGTGGGCTCCCAGCACGCGGGCGAAGCCTTTGGCGAGCCCTACGAGCTCCCCAATGAGCGCTGCTACTGTGAAACCTGCGCCCAGATTGCCAGCATCATGTGGAACTGGCGCATGTTGCTGGCTACCGGCGAAGCGCGTTACGCCGACCTCATGGAGCGGACCCTCTACAACGGCTTCCTGAGCGGCGTCTCCCTGGACGGCCGGCGCTACTTCTACGTCAACCCGTTGTTGAGCCATGGCCAGGAGCCCTGGATGGGCCGCAAGCACATCGTGCGGCCTGAATGGCATGGCTGCGCCTGCTGCCCGCCCAACGTGATGCGGATGCTTTCGGCCATCGGCCACTACTTTGCCTCCGCCGATGAGAGCGGCGTCCAGATCCACCAATACGCGGCCGGCACCCTGAATCTGCCCACCCTCCGGCTGCGGCTGGAGACGGAATACCCGTGGCAGGGAGCAGTGCACCTGACGGTGGAGGAGGCCGCGGGCCATGAACAGAGCCTGTCGCTGCGCATTCCCGGCTGGTGCACGGCGCCGTCCCTCCAGGTCAATGGCGCCGACGCCCCGGCAAGCCGGGCGGATGGCTACTGGACGGTCACCCGGGTCTGGCAGGCCGGCGACCAGCTCCACCTCTCCCTGCCCATGGCGCCCACCCTGGTGGCCGGCCATCCTCGGGTGGACGCCACCCGGGGGAGTGTGGCCATCCAGCGGGGCCCCCTGGTCTACTGCCTGGAGCAGGCCGACCACGACCCCGCGGTGGACCTCCACGACGTGGCCATCGAACCGGACGCGCCCCTCCAGGCCAGCTGGCGGGGAGATCTGCTGGAAGGGGTGATGGTGGTGCAGACCCAGGGCAAGCTGCTGGATCCCAAGCCCTGGGGCGATGCCCTCTACCGCCCCCTGGCGGAAAGCCAGACGCCGGTGCGGAGCCCGGTGGCCCTCACAGCGGTTCCGTATTACGCCTGGGCCAACCGGGGCCCCGGCGTGATGCGGGTCTGGATTCCCCGGGCCGGGTAA
- a CDS encoding LysM peptidoglycan-binding domain-containing protein: MNTNSTTFEPEPEEMFAEAVARLEAGEPVEAIVTAYPRQHQAELREMLAIVAAAAELQRSPVPPPSPEWQARSKREFLRAAATMRTRSEAAPIVVSAPRRLASRSRSPLATYLERVVAAIQNFFTIRTLRLAPLIALLALVLLSTSTLVTMAQASVPGDLAYSFKQWIRKQELELAPAEVREAVRLAQERELAEDVRKAAAKADMNSAVIQAEDTQIYYGRSGRLLKIGGLMVMDRYQPDANVELFKPMEVEGELVPGAQVALVYQIMPGQSDTVQGIRLRVLDEPPAPVTPIAPDVPAVEDAADGDEAGACTVSPPEGWQPYNVKAGDNLTFLAQRGGVSIDELKAVNCLDSDTILIGATLYLPAQAVEQDGTGRYCGAAVPEGWVAYEVRIGDSLSVLAQRGETTISLLKEVNCLTSDTILLGSTLYVPAAAAESAP; encoded by the coding sequence ATGAACACCAATTCGACCACCTTTGAACCCGAACCGGAGGAGATGTTTGCCGAGGCCGTGGCACGCCTGGAAGCAGGCGAACCGGTGGAGGCCATCGTCACCGCATACCCACGCCAGCACCAGGCGGAACTGCGGGAGATGCTCGCCATCGTGGCCGCCGCGGCCGAACTTCAACGTTCGCCCGTGCCGCCACCTTCACCCGAATGGCAGGCCCGGTCGAAGCGGGAGTTCCTGCGCGCGGCTGCCACCATGCGAACCCGCTCCGAGGCCGCGCCCATCGTGGTCTCGGCCCCGCGTCGCCTGGCCAGCCGGTCCCGCTCCCCCCTGGCGACCTATCTGGAACGGGTCGTCGCGGCCATCCAAAACTTCTTCACCATCCGCACCTTGCGGCTGGCGCCCCTCATCGCGCTGCTGGCCCTGGTGCTCCTGAGCACCTCCACCCTGGTTACCATGGCCCAGGCCTCGGTACCCGGGGACCTGGCCTACAGCTTCAAGCAGTGGATCCGCAAACAGGAGCTGGAGCTGGCCCCTGCCGAAGTGCGGGAGGCCGTGCGCCTGGCCCAGGAACGAGAGCTGGCCGAAGATGTGCGCAAGGCTGCGGCCAAAGCCGACATGAACAGCGCCGTGATCCAGGCCGAAGATACCCAGATCTACTACGGCCGCAGCGGCCGTCTCCTCAAGATCGGGGGGCTGATGGTCATGGACCGCTACCAGCCGGATGCCAACGTGGAACTCTTCAAGCCCATGGAGGTGGAAGGCGAGCTGGTGCCCGGTGCCCAGGTGGCCCTGGTCTACCAGATCATGCCCGGCCAGAGCGACACCGTCCAGGGCATTCGCCTGCGGGTCCTGGATGAACCGCCGGCGCCTGTGACACCCATCGCGCCCGATGTGCCGGCCGTGGAAGACGCAGCCGACGGCGACGAAGCTGGCGCCTGCACCGTGAGCCCGCCCGAAGGGTGGCAGCCCTACAACGTCAAGGCGGGCGACAACCTGACCTTCCTGGCCCAGCGGGGCGGCGTGAGCATCGACGAGCTGAAGGCGGTCAACTGCCTGGACAGCGACACCATCCTCATCGGCGCCACCCTCTACCTGCCGGCCCAGGCGGTGGAGCAGGACGGGACCGGCCGCTACTGCGGCGCCGCCGTGCCCGAAGGCTGGGTGGCCTACGAAGTGCGCATCGGCGACAGCCTGTCGGTCCTGGCCCAGCGAGGGGAGACCACCATCTCCCTGCTCAAGGAAGTCAACTGCCTGACGTCCGACACCATCCTGTTGGGGTCCACCCTCTACGTGCCGGCAGCTGCAGCAGAATCCGCCCCGTAG
- a CDS encoding sigma-70 family RNA polymerase sigma factor, which produces MNRKSLKDCTEEELLAGAINLDEAALSELYDRYELKIYSYIYRRTSDQALSEDLTAQVFLKMLEAIRNERAWHSSFSGWLYRIAHNLVIDYYRSRDRQKQISLDEAPFMPDAQQNPVRAAEIQLTAEYLRSAINRLTEEQAQVISLRFLEGYSFAEIAAMMDKTEGAVKALQHRAVSTLRQLLAHEQFQ; this is translated from the coding sequence ATGAACCGAAAATCGCTGAAAGATTGTACGGAAGAAGAGTTGCTGGCGGGTGCGATCAATCTGGACGAAGCGGCCCTCAGCGAACTCTACGATCGGTACGAACTGAAGATATACAGCTATATCTACCGGCGCACCAGTGACCAGGCGCTGTCCGAGGACTTGACCGCTCAGGTTTTCCTGAAGATGTTGGAGGCCATTCGCAACGAGCGGGCCTGGCACAGTTCGTTCTCCGGTTGGCTGTATCGTATTGCCCATAACCTGGTCATCGATTATTACCGGAGCAGAGATCGGCAGAAGCAAATTTCCCTGGACGAGGCACCCTTCATGCCGGATGCACAACAGAACCCGGTACGGGCAGCCGAAATCCAGCTGACGGCGGAATATCTGCGTTCAGCCATCAACCGACTTACCGAGGAGCAGGCCCAGGTGATCAGCCTGCGCTTTCTGGAAGGATACAGCTTTGCAGAAATCGCCGCCATGATGGACAAAACAGAGGGCGCCGTCAAGGCGCTCCAGCATCGGGCTGTGAGCACCCTGCGTCAATTGCTGGCCCATGAACAATTTCAGTAG
- a CDS encoding CDP-alcohol phosphatidyltransferase family protein, producing the protein MLSKYGRQLAAEPLARLVDLLHRWGVTPNGLTYFGFILTVGTALVLAGGYFRLGAILLLFAALFDMLDGSLARLTHQSSTFGAFLDSTLDRYSESVTFLALAYYYSTRLQTRTELVLIFVILVGSLMVSYTRARAEALKVECKAGILQRPERVVLLILGLFTGWMLPILWILAIFTNFTALQRIYEVYWRTNQPQAPVANHVANSKVVKPNDNWPVQG; encoded by the coding sequence ATGTTATCAAAATATGGGCGTCAACTCGCTGCAGAACCGCTGGCACGGTTGGTCGACCTTTTACACCGCTGGGGTGTCACGCCGAATGGGCTCACCTACTTCGGCTTCATCCTGACGGTGGGGACGGCCCTGGTGTTGGCGGGCGGTTACTTTCGACTGGGTGCGATTTTGTTGTTGTTCGCCGCCCTCTTCGACATGCTGGACGGCAGCCTGGCCCGCCTCACCCATCAGTCCAGCACTTTCGGCGCCTTCCTGGACAGTACCCTGGACCGCTATTCTGAAAGCGTTACCTTTCTGGCCCTCGCCTACTACTACTCCACCCGCCTTCAGACCCGCACCGAATTGGTGCTCATCTTTGTGATCCTGGTGGGCTCGCTGATGGTGAGCTACACCCGGGCCCGGGCCGAAGCCCTGAAGGTGGAATGCAAGGCGGGCATCCTCCAACGGCCAGAACGGGTGGTGTTGCTCATTTTGGGCCTCTTCACCGGCTGGATGCTGCCGATCCTCTGGATCCTGGCCATTTTCACCAACTTCACCGCGCTGCAGCGGATCTACGAGGTCTACTGGCGAACCAACCAACCCCAGGCGCCCGTGGCCAACCACGTCGCCAATTCCAAGGTGGTGAAGCCCAACGACAACTGGCCGGTTCAGGGATGA
- a CDS encoding malate dehydrogenase has product MTSPIRVAVTGAAGNIGYAILFRIANGDLFGPDQPVILQMLEIPPAMKALEGVAMELEDCAFPLLQDMVLTDDANVAFKDVNWALLIGARPRSKGMERKDLLGANGAIFKPQGEALNRHAASDVRVLVVGNPANTNCLIAMRNAPDIPPERFTAMTRLDHNRAISQLARKAGVPVTAVKKVTIWGNHSSTQYPDAYHAEINGRPAPEVINDDAWIRETFIPTVQKRGAAVIEARGQSSAASAANAAINHVQSWYHGTPPGDWVSMAIPSTGAYDTPEGVIFSYPVTIQNGQYQVVEGLSLSDFDRAMLAATGQELLEERAAIEEMLG; this is encoded by the coding sequence ATGACTTCTCCCATTCGTGTGGCCGTCACCGGTGCAGCCGGCAACATCGGCTACGCCATTCTGTTCCGCATCGCCAACGGCGACCTCTTCGGCCCCGACCAGCCGGTCATCCTCCAGATGTTGGAAATTCCACCAGCCATGAAGGCCCTGGAAGGCGTGGCCATGGAGCTGGAGGACTGCGCTTTTCCCCTGCTGCAGGACATGGTCCTGACCGATGACGCCAACGTGGCCTTCAAAGACGTGAACTGGGCACTGCTGATCGGCGCCCGCCCCCGCTCCAAGGGCATGGAACGCAAGGATCTCCTGGGCGCCAATGGGGCCATCTTCAAGCCCCAGGGGGAAGCCCTGAACAGGCACGCCGCTTCGGATGTGCGGGTGCTGGTGGTGGGGAACCCGGCCAACACCAACTGCCTCATCGCCATGCGCAATGCACCGGACATCCCCCCGGAGCGCTTCACCGCCATGACCCGCCTGGATCACAACCGGGCCATCAGCCAGCTGGCCCGGAAGGCCGGCGTGCCCGTCACCGCAGTCAAAAAGGTCACCATCTGGGGCAACCACAGCTCCACCCAGTACCCGGATGCCTACCACGCCGAGATCAACGGCCGCCCCGCGCCGGAGGTGATCAACGATGATGCCTGGATCCGGGAGACCTTCATCCCCACGGTTCAGAAGCGGGGAGCGGCGGTCATTGAGGCCCGGGGCCAGAGCAGCGCGGCCAGCGCCGCCAACGCAGCCATCAACCACGTGCAGAGCTGGTACCACGGCACCCCGCCGGGTGACTGGGTCAGCATGGCCATTCCCAGCACCGGCGCCTACGACACGCCCGAAGGAGTCATCTTCAGCTATCCGGTGACCATCCAGAATGGCCAGTACCAGGTGGTGGAAGGCCTCTCTCTGAGCGACTTCGATCGGGCCATGTTGGCCGCCACCGGCCAGGAACTGCTGGAGGAGCGGGCGGCCATCGAAGAGATGTTGGGCTGA
- the ppk1 gene encoding polyphosphate kinase 1: protein MTSSTAAHADGARGETGTPETIALPMESPPAIIQPAVRAYTPEIDIATLSLDELCTSEMVYNRELSWLDFNWRVLNEALDARTPLLERLRFLAITASNLDEFFRKRVGGLKRQKAAGMAHLNLPGWTPDVQLELIAKAVRPMVETQSRCLLEEILPRLAEHGVRLLDYPELTPSQQARLRQYYLREVYPILTPLAVDPGHPFPFLSNLSLSLGVLLQDPISHERRFARVKVPQNRPRWVPLDNPLHFVPLEQIIIHNLDTLFTGMEVIAAYPFRVTRNADIARNEEEADDLLEMISEELREQRFADVVRLEIDASMPDSVRALLQSELALEQNDIYPVHGPLRLADLFPLADLNLPHLKYEPWTPITPPRLAGLDRDSRSGEIFSIIRQGDLMVHHPYHSFSVSTQHFIEAAARDPQVLAIKQTLYRTSANSPVVAALIQAAERGKQVAVLVEVKARFDEAQNIEWARALENAGCHVAYGLVGLKTHSKISLVIREEEDGLRAYYHIGTGNYNPKTAALYTDIGFFSCRPDIGTDLMDLFNYLTGYSRQTEYYKLLVAPVNMRQRFGALIDGEIENALQGRPARIIAKMNGLEDPFLVRKLYEASQAGVAVDLIVRGNCRLRPGLPGISENIRVISIIGRFLEHSRIWYFENGGAPRYFIGSADWMRRNLSNRVEAVVPIEDPYLQEQLYHILQTSLNDHRQGWEMLPDGRYRQRTPHHLPPDSPEALGTHIALMRHTRRMSAQLLADA, encoded by the coding sequence ATGACTTCATCGACCGCGGCCCACGCCGATGGAGCCAGGGGAGAAACAGGAACACCAGAGACCATCGCCCTGCCCATGGAGAGCCCACCGGCCATCATCCAGCCAGCCGTCCGGGCCTACACACCGGAAATCGACATCGCCACCCTCTCCCTGGACGAGCTATGCACCTCGGAGATGGTGTACAACCGGGAGCTTTCCTGGCTGGATTTCAACTGGCGGGTGCTCAACGAAGCCCTGGACGCCCGCACCCCGCTGCTGGAACGGCTCCGCTTCCTGGCCATCACAGCCAGCAACCTGGACGAATTCTTCCGCAAGCGGGTCGGCGGCCTGAAGCGCCAGAAGGCCGCGGGCATGGCCCACCTGAACCTGCCCGGGTGGACGCCAGACGTCCAGCTGGAACTGATCGCCAAGGCCGTCCGCCCCATGGTGGAAACCCAGAGCCGCTGTCTGCTGGAGGAGATCTTGCCCCGGCTGGCTGAACATGGCGTTCGCCTGCTGGACTATCCTGAGCTGACGCCTTCCCAGCAAGCCCGGCTGCGCCAGTACTACCTGCGGGAAGTCTACCCCATCCTGACGCCCCTGGCCGTGGATCCGGGTCACCCCTTCCCGTTTCTCAGCAACCTGAGCCTGAGCCTGGGCGTCCTCCTGCAGGATCCCATCAGCCACGAGCGCCGCTTTGCTCGAGTGAAGGTGCCCCAGAATCGGCCCCGCTGGGTGCCCCTGGACAACCCGCTCCACTTCGTCCCCCTGGAGCAGATCATCATCCACAACCTGGACACCCTCTTCACGGGGATGGAGGTCATCGCGGCCTACCCCTTCCGGGTCACTCGCAACGCGGACATCGCCCGCAACGAAGAGGAGGCCGACGACCTGCTGGAGATGATCAGTGAGGAGCTGCGGGAACAGCGCTTTGCCGACGTGGTGCGCCTGGAGATCGACGCCTCCATGCCGGACTCTGTGCGGGCCTTGCTGCAGAGTGAACTGGCGCTGGAACAGAACGACATCTACCCGGTCCACGGGCCCCTGCGTCTGGCCGATCTCTTCCCCCTGGCCGACCTGAACCTGCCCCACCTCAAGTATGAGCCGTGGACGCCCATCACCCCGCCCCGTCTGGCCGGGCTAGACCGGGATTCCCGCAGCGGGGAGATCTTCTCCATCATCCGCCAGGGCGACCTGATGGTTCACCATCCGTACCACAGCTTCAGCGTGAGCACCCAACATTTCATCGAGGCCGCGGCCCGGGATCCCCAGGTACTGGCCATCAAGCAGACCCTCTACCGCACCAGCGCCAACTCGCCCGTGGTGGCCGCGCTGATCCAGGCGGCCGAGCGGGGCAAACAGGTGGCTGTGCTGGTGGAGGTGAAGGCCCGTTTCGACGAAGCGCAGAACATCGAATGGGCCCGGGCCCTGGAGAATGCCGGCTGCCACGTGGCCTACGGCCTGGTGGGGCTCAAGACCCATTCCAAGATCTCCCTGGTCATCCGGGAGGAGGAGGACGGCCTGCGGGCCTACTACCATATCGGCACGGGCAACTACAACCCCAAGACCGCCGCCCTCTACACCGACATCGGCTTCTTCAGCTGCCGGCCGGATATCGGCACCGACCTGATGGATCTCTTCAACTACCTGACGGGCTACAGCCGCCAGACCGAGTACTACAAGCTCCTGGTCGCGCCCGTCAACATGCGCCAGCGCTTTGGCGCCCTCATCGACGGCGAGATCGAGAACGCGCTGCAGGGCAGGCCCGCCCGCATCATCGCCAAGATGAACGGCCTGGAAGATCCCTTCCTGGTGCGGAAACTATACGAAGCCAGCCAGGCCGGCGTGGCCGTCGACCTGATCGTCCGGGGCAACTGTCGCCTGCGCCCCGGCCTCCCCGGTATCAGCGAAAACATCCGGGTCATCAGCATCATCGGCCGCTTTCTGGAACATTCCCGCATCTGGTACTTTGAGAATGGCGGCGCGCCCCGCTATTTCATCGGCAGCGCCGACTGGATGCGCCGCAACCTCAGCAACCGGGTCGAGGCAGTGGTGCCCATTGAAGACCCGTACCTCCAGGAACAGCTCTACCACATCCTCCAGACCTCCCTCAACGACCACCGCCAGGGCTGGGAAATGCTGCCGGATGGCCGTTACCGCCAGCGCACCCCCCACCATCTGCCACCGGACAGCCCCGAAGCCCTGGGCACCCACATCGCGCTCATGCGCCATACCCGACGCATGAGCGCCCAACTCCTGGCGGATGCCTGA
- a CDS encoding CPBP family intramembrane glutamic endopeptidase produces MSELFGLVVTFGPLILILLLANAAEARRQRGEESEGLSILTYLLLIFFLGFGVLAGLLIQVTSLLIASQPGLLQELGLAGSGGTPPIQFDSLGLLGLGIWLPCLVGIVLLLAPVRRLLARILPLDAESPVHAVALSYTMLVVINLMFTLGVGLGNLADLVASQQVSGVQTNTILTLWVQQGLMAAMALVGVGWLTRLGFQEALRRLGVVLPSRRQVAIGVGIGLLMVPVVMALEYLSSLVGMGADPDVEALTEQLLGPLFRSPLGILTLGLSAALGEETIFRGALLPRFGLVLTSIIFALLHSNYGITVSTLIVFLLGLVLGWVRLRHNTTTAMVVHAVYNMTLGLLAYLSSSLLNF; encoded by the coding sequence ATGTCCGAACTATTTGGCCTCGTGGTGACTTTTGGGCCCCTGATCTTGATCCTGCTCCTGGCCAACGCCGCTGAAGCGAGGCGACAGCGGGGCGAGGAATCCGAGGGGTTAAGCATCCTCACCTATCTGCTGCTGATCTTCTTCCTGGGCTTCGGCGTTCTGGCCGGCCTGCTCATCCAGGTCACCAGTCTCTTGATCGCCAGCCAGCCCGGGCTGCTCCAGGAGTTGGGCCTGGCCGGCTCGGGAGGGACTCCTCCCATCCAGTTTGATTCCCTGGGCCTGCTGGGTCTGGGGATCTGGCTGCCCTGTCTGGTGGGCATCGTGTTGCTGCTGGCGCCCGTCCGCCGCCTGCTGGCCCGCATCCTCCCGCTGGATGCGGAAAGTCCAGTCCATGCGGTGGCCCTTTCCTACACCATGCTGGTGGTCATCAACCTGATGTTCACCCTGGGCGTGGGCCTGGGCAACCTGGCGGACCTGGTGGCCTCCCAGCAGGTCTCTGGCGTGCAGACCAACACCATCCTGACCCTCTGGGTCCAGCAGGGGTTGATGGCTGCCATGGCCCTGGTGGGCGTGGGCTGGCTGACCCGGCTGGGCTTCCAGGAGGCATTGAGGCGGCTGGGGGTGGTCCTGCCCAGCCGCCGCCAGGTGGCCATCGGCGTGGGCATTGGGCTGCTCATGGTGCCGGTGGTCATGGCCCTGGAGTACCTTTCCAGCCTGGTCGGCATGGGCGCAGATCCCGACGTGGAAGCCCTGACGGAGCAGCTCCTGGGCCCCCTGTTTCGTTCGCCTCTGGGCATCCTCACCCTGGGCCTGTCGGCGGCCCTGGGTGAAGAAACCATCTTCCGGGGGGCGCTCTTGCCCCGCTTTGGCCTGGTGCTCACCTCCATCATCTTTGCCCTCCTCCACAGCAACTACGGGATCACCGTCTCCACCCTGATCGTCTTTCTGCTGGGCCTGGTGTTGGGATGGGTGCGCCTGCGCCACAACACCACGACAGCCATGGTCGTCCACGCCGTCTACAACATGACCCTGGGCCTGTTGGCCTATCTGAGCAGCTCCCTGCTGAATTTTTGA
- a CDS encoding MFS transporter, which produces MISWRRNLYVLFAVQLLSTAGFSLVFPFLPLYVKELGVATRGSVEFWSGLVFSSQAATMMLSSPIWGTIADRYGRKLMLIRATLGGAVLIALMGFCQNVEQLVILRTIQGCVTGVISAANALVAATTPRDRTGGALGLLMLARYGGIALGPVIGGIIGDMFGFRESFWITGALLGIAGLAVIFWVHEDFQPVARSERPGILESYRRLITAPGMGGLYTLGFLRSLGQMITYPVLSLFIIELMGQQAGAASITGLMIGSAAFTSAISSVYLGRLGDRIGHNRILLASAVAAVLLTLPQPFVTAAWQLAILQGLSGFAVGGLLPTTAALMNLWAPTGNQGATYALDNSVAAAGRSLAPMVGAAAAIWFGIRGAFGMAALAYLLILALAFHVVRSASAEGRVTRGQALKTAGD; this is translated from the coding sequence ATGATCTCCTGGCGACGTAACCTCTATGTTCTGTTCGCCGTGCAGCTGTTATCCACGGCCGGCTTCAGCCTGGTTTTCCCTTTCCTCCCCCTCTACGTGAAGGAACTGGGGGTGGCCACCCGGGGCTCGGTGGAGTTCTGGTCCGGCCTGGTCTTCTCTTCCCAGGCGGCCACCATGATGCTCTCTTCGCCCATCTGGGGGACCATCGCCGACCGCTACGGGCGCAAGCTGATGCTGATCCGGGCCACCCTGGGCGGTGCGGTGTTGATCGCCCTGATGGGCTTCTGCCAGAATGTGGAGCAGCTGGTCATCCTGCGCACCATCCAGGGCTGCGTCACCGGCGTCATTTCGGCGGCCAACGCACTGGTGGCCGCCACCACCCCCCGAGATCGGACGGGCGGCGCGCTGGGGCTGCTGATGCTGGCCCGCTATGGGGGAATCGCGCTGGGGCCGGTCATCGGCGGCATCATCGGGGACATGTTCGGTTTCCGGGAAAGTTTCTGGATCACCGGCGCCCTGCTGGGGATTGCAGGCCTGGCGGTAATCTTCTGGGTGCACGAGGACTTCCAGCCCGTGGCCCGTTCTGAGCGACCGGGCATCCTGGAGAGCTACCGCCGGCTGATCACCGCACCGGGCATGGGGGGGCTCTACACCCTGGGCTTTTTGCGCAGCCTGGGCCAGATGATCACCTATCCGGTCCTCTCCCTTTTCATCATCGAGCTCATGGGGCAGCAGGCAGGCGCGGCGTCCATCACCGGCTTGATGATCGGTAGCGCCGCCTTTACCAGCGCCATCAGCTCGGTCTATCTGGGGCGGCTGGGGGACCGGATCGGCCACAACCGTATCCTGCTCGCCTCGGCCGTGGCGGCCGTCCTGCTCACCCTGCCCCAGCCCTTCGTGACCGCTGCCTGGCAGCTGGCGATCCTCCAGGGGCTGAGCGGCTTTGCCGTGGGTGGGCTGTTGCCCACCACCGCGGCGCTGATGAACCTGTGGGCGCCCACGGGCAACCAGGGCGCGACCTATGCCCTGGATAACAGCGTGGCGGCGGCCGGCCGCTCCCTGGCGCCCATGGTGGGGGCCGCCGCGGCCATCTGGTTTGGCATCCGAGGGGCTTTTGGCATGGCCGCCCTGGCCTACCTGCTCATCCTGGCCCTGGCCTTCCACGTGGTGCGGTCTGCCTCCGCCGAGGGGCGGGTCACCCGGGGGCAGGCCCTGAAGACGGCAGGCGACTGA